In a single window of the Anaerocolumna cellulosilytica genome:
- a CDS encoding Tex family protein, translating to MDIIKQLGEELGIKLHQAEAAVKLIDEGNTIPFIARYRKEVTGSLNDEVLRDLYDRLLYLRNLEDKKTSVLASIEEQGKLTEDLKKQIVAATTLVVVEDLYRPYRPKRRTRATIAKEKGLEPLANLILLQMLNHPVEEEAQAFIDPAKEVETVEEAIAGAMDILAENISDEADYRIYIRKQTFLEGTIVSTAKDEKQESVYEMYYQFEEKLTKLAGHRILALNRGENEKVLTVKITAPEERILTFLNSKIIVNNNPYTSHLLKAVAEDSYKRLIAPAIEREIRNELTEKAEDGAIKVFGKNLEQLLMQPPIVGQVVLGWDPAFRTGCKLAVVDPTGKVLDTVVIYPTAPQNKIEEAKKVVRGFIKKYGITLISVGNGTASRESEMIIVEMLKEIDSKVQYIIVNEAGASVYSASKLATEEFPNFDVGQRSAVSIARRLQDPLAELVKIDPKSIGVGQYQHDMNQKKLSEALTGVVEDSVNKVGVDLNTASASLLEYISGISKVIAKNIVAYREENGRFTNRRQLLKVAKLGPKAFEQSAGFMRIQEGDNPLDATSVHPESYEAALGLLKSLSFTPEDIRASKLTTLSKLIKDKEAMAVKLGIGVITLEDMVKELEKPGRDPRDEMPKPILRTDVLEMKDLTEGMILKGTVRNVIDFGAFVDIGVHQDGLVHISQLTNKKFVKHPLEVVSVGDIVEVKVMSVDVSKKRIQLTMIV from the coding sequence ATGGATATTATAAAACAATTAGGGGAAGAGCTTGGAATAAAGCTGCATCAGGCAGAGGCAGCAGTAAAATTAATTGATGAAGGTAATACCATACCCTTTATAGCAAGATACCGTAAGGAAGTTACTGGTTCCTTAAATGATGAGGTATTACGTGATTTATATGACAGACTGCTTTATCTGCGTAATTTAGAGGATAAAAAGACAAGTGTACTGGCAAGCATTGAAGAACAGGGAAAATTAACAGAGGATTTGAAAAAACAGATAGTAGCAGCGACTACTTTAGTAGTAGTAGAGGATTTATACAGACCATACCGGCCAAAGAGAAGAACCAGAGCAACCATTGCAAAGGAAAAGGGGCTGGAGCCGTTAGCCAATCTAATACTTTTGCAAATGCTTAACCATCCAGTAGAGGAAGAGGCGCAAGCCTTTATTGATCCGGCAAAAGAAGTTGAAACCGTAGAAGAAGCCATCGCCGGAGCTATGGATATTCTGGCTGAAAATATTTCTGATGAAGCAGACTACCGAATCTATATTAGAAAACAGACCTTTTTAGAGGGTACCATTGTAAGCACGGCAAAGGATGAGAAACAGGAAAGTGTTTATGAGATGTATTACCAGTTTGAAGAAAAGCTTACAAAATTGGCAGGGCATCGGATTCTAGCTTTAAATAGAGGAGAAAATGAAAAGGTATTAACGGTCAAGATTACTGCTCCCGAGGAGAGAATTTTAACCTTTCTTAATTCAAAAATTATTGTTAATAATAATCCTTATACCAGCCATTTGTTAAAGGCAGTGGCAGAGGACAGCTACAAAAGGCTGATAGCACCTGCCATTGAGCGTGAAATCAGAAATGAGCTGACGGAGAAGGCTGAGGATGGAGCAATTAAAGTATTTGGAAAGAACTTAGAACAGCTTCTTATGCAGCCCCCAATTGTAGGACAAGTAGTACTAGGCTGGGATCCGGCATTTCGTACCGGTTGTAAGCTTGCAGTGGTTGATCCGACAGGTAAGGTATTGGACACGGTTGTCATATATCCTACTGCACCTCAGAATAAGATAGAAGAGGCTAAGAAAGTCGTCAGAGGTTTTATTAAAAAGTACGGGATTACCTTAATATCAGTAGGGAATGGAACCGCCTCCAGAGAATCTGAAATGATAATTGTTGAGATGCTTAAAGAGATTGACAGCAAGGTACAATATATTATTGTAAATGAAGCAGGAGCTTCCGTATATTCCGCAAGTAAATTAGCAACAGAAGAATTTCCTAATTTTGATGTAGGGCAAAGAAGTGCAGTATCCATTGCCAGAAGACTTCAAGACCCTCTGGCAGAACTGGTTAAAATTGATCCCAAATCCATCGGTGTAGGGCAATACCAACATGATATGAACCAGAAGAAACTTTCGGAGGCTTTAACAGGAGTAGTAGAAGACTCTGTGAATAAGGTCGGTGTGGACTTAAATACAGCCTCGGCCTCTCTTCTAGAATATATATCAGGTATCAGCAAAGTCATAGCTAAAAACATTGTGGCCTACCGGGAAGAAAACGGCAGGTTTACAAACCGCAGACAGTTGCTTAAGGTAGCAAAGTTAGGACCGAAAGCGTTTGAACAGTCAGCAGGCTTTATGAGAATCCAGGAGGGGGATAATCCTCTGGATGCAACCAGTGTCCATCCGGAATCCTATGAAGCTGCATTGGGATTACTAAAAAGCCTCTCTTTTACACCGGAGGATATTAGAGCAAGTAAGTTAACCACATTAAGTAAGCTTATTAAAGATAAGGAAGCTATGGCAGTTAAACTTGGCATTGGTGTTATTACCTTAGAAGATATGGTTAAAGAATTAGAGAAACCGGGCAGAGACCCCAGAGATGAGATGCCCAAACCTATACTTCGAACCGATGTTTTAGAGATGAAGGACCTAACCGAAGGCATGATATTAAAAGGAACGGTAAGAAATGTTATCGATTTTGGTGCGTTTGTTGATATCGGGGTTCATCAAGACGGTCTTGTCCACATCTCCCAGTTAACAAATAAAAAGTTTGTAAAACATCCTTTAGAGGTTGTCAGTGTTGGTGATATTGTGGAAGTTAAAGTAATGAGTGTGGATGTTTCAAAGAAGAGAATTCAATTAACCATGATAGTTTAA
- a CDS encoding CpsB/CapC family capsule biosynthesis tyrosine phosphatase, which produces MKRILRKCRKKYIQKNKTGFIDLHCHILPEVDDGAKDLQQAINMLKLAYKEGIRAIAVTPHYKETVFENPTIRLIEKLNQIKVAAKEFEGLTLTLGCEIYYSHESVHMLLDGVIPTIADSRYILVEFSPYAEYKYIKNGLQDMILNGYRPILAHAERYDNLCELEKIRNLTDMGVYLQINTGGVLGEFGREEKRRCKKLLRYRLVHVAATDAHDDTERAPAIKKCFQFIKKKYGTEYAEALFIYNPKKVLAGKYLM; this is translated from the coding sequence TTGAAAAGGATATTGAGGAAATGCAGAAAAAAATATATACAGAAGAATAAGACCGGATTTATAGATCTGCATTGCCATATACTTCCGGAAGTGGACGACGGGGCTAAAGATTTACAGCAAGCAATAAATATGCTTAAGTTGGCTTATAAAGAAGGAATACGGGCAATTGCTGTAACGCCTCATTACAAAGAAACGGTTTTTGAGAACCCCACAATACGACTTATAGAGAAATTAAACCAAATAAAGGTGGCAGCTAAAGAATTCGAGGGACTTACCTTAACACTTGGCTGTGAGATATATTATAGTCATGAAAGTGTACATATGCTTTTGGATGGAGTGATACCTACTATTGCGGACAGCCGCTATATTCTTGTGGAATTCTCTCCTTATGCAGAATATAAATATATAAAAAACGGACTTCAGGACATGATATTAAACGGTTACCGACCTATACTGGCTCATGCGGAACGATATGATAATCTTTGTGAGTTAGAAAAAATACGGAATTTGACAGATATGGGAGTCTATCTGCAAATAAATACTGGCGGAGTACTTGGAGAATTTGGACGGGAGGAAAAAAGGCGGTGTAAAAAATTATTGCGGTACCGATTAGTTCATGTGGCGGCTACCGATGCTCATGATGATACGGAGAGAGCTCCGGCAATAAAAAAGTGTTTTCAATTTATAAAGAAAAAATATGGGACAGAGTATGCCGAAGCACTATTTATTTATAATCCAAAGAAGGTTTTAGCAGGTAAATATCTTATGTGA
- a CDS encoding CpsD/CapB family tyrosine-protein kinase, protein MQSIKIEKLEDMNYRSTEAYNTLRTNIQFCGKDIKTICITSCTPNEGKSLVSFRLANSLAESGRKVLFLDADLRKSVLAGRLKIDKGVLGLSQYLSGINTLEEVLYQSNLDNLDIIFAGPTPPNPLDLITKPSFQELICKQREQYDYIIIDTPPLGIVIDSATIAEACDGTILVIQSNSISYKLAQKVLKQLKKGTCHVLGVILNKVGLKQRNYYGKQYNKYYGKYYGT, encoded by the coding sequence ATGCAATCTATTAAGATTGAGAAATTAGAAGATATGAATTACAGAAGTACGGAAGCTTATAATACCCTGCGCACCAATATACAATTTTGCGGAAAAGATATAAAGACCATTTGTATTACAAGCTGTACTCCCAATGAGGGAAAAAGTCTGGTATCTTTTCGTTTGGCCAATTCCTTAGCTGAGAGCGGAAGGAAGGTATTGTTCTTAGATGCTGATTTGCGCAAGTCTGTACTGGCGGGTCGATTAAAAATTGATAAAGGCGTACTTGGGCTATCCCAGTATCTTTCCGGCATCAATACATTAGAGGAGGTATTGTATCAAAGCAATCTTGATAATCTTGATATTATATTTGCAGGTCCAACCCCCCCGAATCCACTGGATTTAATCACTAAACCATCTTTTCAAGAGTTAATCTGCAAACAAAGAGAGCAGTATGACTATATCATAATAGATACGCCTCCCCTTGGAATTGTAATTGATAGTGCTACAATTGCAGAAGCCTGTGATGGAACCATATTGGTTATCCAGTCCAATAGCATCAGTTATAAACTTGCCCAGAAGGTACTAAAGCAACTTAAGAAGGGGACTTGTCATGTACTAGGGGTCATCTTAAATAAAGTTGGTCTAAAACAGAGGAATTACTACGGAAAACAATACAATAAATACTATGGCAAATATTATGGAACTTAA
- a CDS encoding radical SAM protein translates to MSTTWGTLSGRLVKNSMEQKLPLIGEFELTGRCNLSCGMCYVNCLNQKEAEKKERSAKEWIGLAKEAFDAGMLFLLLTGGEIFIRKDFQVIYEELAMMGFNLTLYTNGTLITPQIASWLGRVRPSQIEVTLYGASQATYKKVCGNAEGFSRTLNGIELLLAQGINVQVRTSIIKENVDDFENMAELTKKFGLQLGIVNYISPRRDGEKPAQNTRLSPKETALLEKRIEEYNIRTDTSHAYVTEDTSLANHTQEQSCQLYDINDPFQCGSAKNSFWITWEGKMVPCSFMNQPSTLPFEKGFQTAWKELIKLCSLVPVCKVCSNCELSEYCATCPAKLYNETGSFEKASQYLCELARERKQVMV, encoded by the coding sequence ATGAGCACCACTTGGGGAACCTTAAGCGGACGTCTAGTAAAAAATTCTATGGAACAAAAGCTTCCGCTTATTGGAGAGTTTGAACTAACAGGGCGGTGCAATTTAAGTTGTGGTATGTGTTATGTGAATTGTCTCAATCAAAAGGAGGCCGAAAAAAAAGAACGTTCTGCAAAAGAATGGATAGGGCTGGCTAAGGAGGCCTTTGATGCGGGAATGCTATTTCTCCTGCTAACAGGCGGTGAAATTTTTATAAGAAAAGACTTTCAAGTTATCTATGAAGAATTGGCTATGATGGGCTTTAACTTAACCTTATATACCAATGGAACCCTGATTACTCCTCAGATTGCAAGCTGGCTTGGAAGAGTAAGACCTTCACAAATAGAGGTAACCTTGTATGGAGCATCTCAGGCGACCTACAAAAAAGTCTGTGGTAATGCAGAAGGATTTAGCCGTACTTTAAACGGAATTGAATTGTTGTTAGCTCAGGGAATAAATGTACAGGTCAGAACAAGTATTATTAAAGAGAATGTAGATGATTTTGAGAACATGGCAGAGCTTACAAAAAAATTCGGCTTGCAGCTAGGCATAGTTAATTACATATCACCACGAAGAGATGGAGAAAAACCCGCCCAAAATACAAGGCTTTCACCAAAGGAAACAGCCCTGCTTGAAAAAAGAATAGAAGAATATAATATAAGAACCGATACGTCCCATGCTTATGTTACGGAGGACACCTCCCTTGCAAATCATACACAGGAGCAGTCATGCCAATTGTATGATATAAATGACCCTTTTCAATGTGGCAGTGCAAAAAATTCCTTTTGGATAACTTGGGAGGGGAAGATGGTACCCTGCTCCTTTATGAACCAGCCAAGTACTTTACCTTTTGAAAAGGGCTTTCAGACAGCATGGAAGGAACTGATAAAGCTTTGCAGTCTGGTACCGGTATGCAAAGTTTGTTCGAACTGTGAGCTATCGGAATATTGTGCAACTTGTCCTGCAAAACTTTATAACGAGACCGGAAGCTTTGAAAAGGCTTCCCAATATTTGTGTGAATTGGCCAGGGAAAGGAAACAGGTTATGGTATAG
- a CDS encoding PqqD family protein has translation MKVKQGFLLREIADSWVVVPVGQRVVEFNGLMSLSESGALLWKRLEQEVTDDKELISLLTGSYEVDEETARLDVREFISNITEKGFLKV, from the coding sequence ATGAAAGTAAAGCAGGGATTTTTACTGAGGGAAATTGCAGACTCTTGGGTGGTAGTACCGGTAGGACAGCGAGTGGTGGAATTTAACGGATTGATGAGCTTAAGCGAAAGCGGCGCACTCTTATGGAAACGCTTGGAGCAAGAGGTTACAGACGATAAAGAATTAATTAGTCTGCTTACTGGTAGTTATGAGGTGGACGAAGAAACAGCCAGGCTAGATGTAAGAGAGTTCATAAGTAATATAACAGAAAAAGGATTCCTTAAGGTATGA
- a CDS encoding YveK family protein, with protein MEKNSHEIIELDFKELFYILLGRVWIIVFSCILCALSAGIYTKARIRPMYQSTASLYVINRQDEKKTTSYSDLQTGTQLTKDFQILVKSRPVTEQVISDLGLATTHEELVSHITVTTPLDTRILEVAVNYPDPYTAKKIADAICFISAERMAAIMEIEKANIVESGNIPVGAVSPSLQKNMFLGGAAGGLVATFFILFFYFLDDTIRTGEDVEKHLGLTILGTIPEENGILNSKKVKAELKKAYKKGYRGGNNNAIY; from the coding sequence ATGGAGAAAAATAGTCATGAGATAATCGAACTCGACTTTAAGGAATTATTTTATATTCTTTTGGGACGGGTGTGGATTATTGTATTTTCCTGTATTCTCTGTGCACTGAGTGCTGGAATATATACAAAAGCAAGGATTCGTCCCATGTACCAGTCCACAGCCAGTCTATATGTAATAAACAGACAGGATGAAAAGAAGACAACCAGTTATTCGGACTTACAGACCGGAACTCAGTTGACTAAGGATTTTCAGATACTGGTTAAGAGCAGACCGGTAACAGAACAGGTTATATCGGATTTAGGGCTAGCTACTACCCATGAGGAATTGGTATCTCACATAACGGTAACGACACCTTTAGATACAAGAATCCTGGAGGTTGCCGTGAATTATCCAGATCCTTATACTGCAAAAAAAATAGCGGATGCAATCTGCTTCATATCGGCGGAACGTATGGCTGCTATCATGGAAATAGAAAAGGCTAATATCGTGGAGAGCGGCAACATACCTGTTGGAGCGGTATCTCCAAGTTTACAAAAAAACATGTTTTTAGGTGGAGCAGCCGGAGGGCTGGTTGCAACCTTCTTTATATTATTTTTTTATTTTCTGGATGACACTATAAGGACTGGTGAGGATGTAGAAAAACATCTGGGCTTAACTATACTTGGAACAATCCCGGAAGAGAATGGGATATTGAATTCTAAAAAAGTCAAAGCAGAGCTTAAAAAAGCATATAAAAAAGGCTACAGGGGAGGAAACAATAATGCAATCTATTAA
- a CDS encoding formate/nitrite transporter family protein, which produces MKTFIKAIMAGIAISMGGVIYLTLENHIAGAFLFSIGLFTIYTFGLNLYTGKVCYIPNEKPAFLKTVAIVFLGNAVGTVGMGYLLRHTKQAKLIEHTQEMVGMKLSDTIVSTFIMAILCGVMMCIAVIGFQTIKDSVGKHLALILPIMVFILSGYEHSIADLFYFSMADAWGMKALLYIIVIAIGNLAGGILLPFGMKVMDGENITSH; this is translated from the coding sequence ATGAAGACATTTATTAAGGCCATTATGGCCGGAATCGCCATCAGCATGGGTGGAGTGATTTATCTGACCTTGGAAAACCATATTGCAGGAGCATTCCTATTTTCCATAGGTCTATTTACAATCTATACCTTCGGGTTAAATCTTTACACAGGAAAGGTCTGCTATATACCAAATGAAAAGCCGGCTTTTCTAAAGACAGTAGCCATTGTATTCCTTGGCAATGCAGTAGGAACAGTAGGAATGGGATATCTGTTAAGGCATACAAAACAGGCCAAACTAATCGAGCATACACAAGAGATGGTTGGGATGAAATTATCAGATACTATCGTAAGTACCTTTATTATGGCTATCTTATGTGGTGTTATGATGTGTATAGCGGTTATAGGCTTTCAGACCATAAAGGACAGCGTTGGAAAGCATTTAGCCTTAATCTTGCCTATTATGGTATTTATCTTGTCTGGTTACGAGCATAGTATTGCTGATTTGTTTTATTTTTCCATGGCAGATGCATGGGGAATGAAAGCACTTCTTTACATAATCGTAATAGCAATTGGTAATCTTGCTGGCGGTATTTTACTCCCTTTTGGAATGAAAGTAATGGACGGTGAAAATATCACAAGTCACTAA
- a CDS encoding sugar transferase — MYRKKKDMPNLYLLLTDLSCIIISFIFSAWIRFGGIIGDWTGSLYGFASAFLLILYVAIYYVYDTYSLVFKRGFWEEFKAVCKINGIFAMSFTLVLFIFQEGLFYSRIFFISFFLMNILITYIARQYFKILLLSIYKKSSASKKLMILTTTDQVKELLLNMQKEYDWEHQITCLTLLDDNRAGEIIEGVEVKGDIDTMFETAKNQTLDSVLIHLPNSYSIPMKLEEIILEFENMGITVNLSINTFGLKIHEKKFQELGGYHVLTFSSKLFNERQLRLKRFLDITAGLVGCLITAVLTVFIAPAIMIESPGPVFFSQVRVGKNGRRFRIYKFRSMYMDAEARKKELLAQNEMSGYMFKITNDPRITKVGSFLRKTSLDEFPQFINILKGDMSLVGTRPPTEDEFLQYKNRHRRRLTLKSGLTGLWQVSGRSNITDFEEVVKLDLEYIDNWNIFIDLKIILKTIWVVFFGKGSK; from the coding sequence ATGTACAGAAAAAAGAAGGATATGCCTAATTTGTATTTGCTGCTTACAGACCTTTCCTGCATTATAATATCTTTCATTTTTTCAGCTTGGATACGGTTTGGAGGTATCATAGGAGATTGGACTGGTAGTCTTTATGGATTTGCATCCGCCTTTCTCTTAATTTTGTATGTAGCTATTTACTATGTTTATGATACGTATAGTCTGGTTTTTAAAAGAGGATTTTGGGAAGAGTTTAAGGCAGTCTGTAAAATAAACGGCATCTTTGCAATGTCTTTTACGTTGGTACTCTTTATTTTTCAAGAGGGATTATTCTATTCAAGAATATTTTTTATAAGTTTCTTTCTGATGAATATTTTAATTACTTACATAGCCAGACAGTATTTTAAAATATTACTATTATCCATATACAAGAAAAGCTCTGCCAGTAAAAAACTAATGATTCTGACCACTACAGACCAGGTTAAAGAGCTGCTGTTGAATATGCAAAAAGAATATGACTGGGAACACCAAATAACTTGCCTCACTTTATTAGATGATAACCGAGCAGGAGAAATAATAGAAGGAGTTGAAGTAAAGGGAGACATAGATACCATGTTTGAAACAGCAAAGAATCAAACATTAGATAGTGTACTGATACATTTGCCGAATTCCTACAGTATACCTATGAAGCTGGAGGAAATCATACTAGAGTTTGAAAATATGGGCATAACCGTTAATTTAAGTATTAATACCTTTGGATTAAAAATACATGAAAAAAAATTTCAGGAATTGGGAGGATATCATGTTTTAACCTTTAGCTCCAAACTTTTTAATGAAAGACAGCTAAGGCTGAAGAGATTCTTAGATATTACAGCGGGCTTAGTGGGTTGTTTGATAACAGCAGTACTTACGGTTTTTATTGCACCAGCAATTATGATAGAATCCCCAGGGCCTGTATTTTTTTCACAGGTTAGGGTAGGTAAGAACGGAAGGAGGTTTCGGATCTATAAATTCCGCTCCATGTATATGGACGCAGAAGCAAGAAAAAAAGAATTGCTTGCACAAAATGAAATGAGTGGGTATATGTTTAAGATTACCAATGATCCCCGGATAACTAAGGTTGGAAGCTTTTTAAGAAAAACCAGTTTGGATGAGTTTCCTCAGTTTATTAATATCCTAAAGGGAGACATGAGCTTAGTAGGAACAAGGCCGCCAACGGAAGATGAATTTTTGCAGTATAAAAACCGACATAGGAGAAGGCTGACATTAAAATCCGGGTTAACTGGTTTGTGGCAGGTCAGCGGACGGAGTAACATAACGGATTTTGAAGAAGTAGTAAAGCTGGACCTGGAATATATTGATAACTGGAATATATTTATAGACTTAAAAATTATCTTAAAAACCATATGGGTAGTTTTTTTTGGAAAAGGTTCAAAATAG
- a CDS encoding YveK family protein, which produces MESYRMADSRLEARRDDIVELDMKEILFILYKKLFIILLAGALTAAAITFIGLFGVERIYTSTTKLYVINRQNDNKTTYSDLQTSAVLTQDFMILLKSRPILEKVIYQSGEKLSINEFGAMIAVSNPEGTRVLEVSVTDYDPQRAKNLADAIAVVASKELVNTMVMEKINIVEYGNLPINPEGLNLVRSIISGAVIGIAITSAVILILYYTNDKIRGAEDVERWLGTTTLAFIPLEGEETRQERSYKIAKKKMNLAENNS; this is translated from the coding sequence ATGGAATCATACAGGATGGCAGATTCAAGATTAGAGGCAAGAAGAGACGATATAGTTGAATTAGATATGAAAGAGATTTTGTTTATTTTATATAAAAAGCTCTTTATTATCCTTCTGGCGGGTGCTTTAACTGCCGCGGCCATTACGTTTATCGGCCTTTTTGGTGTTGAGCGGATTTATACATCAACTACCAAGCTATATGTCATTAACAGACAGAACGATAACAAGACTACTTATTCAGACTTGCAGACAAGTGCTGTGTTAACACAAGATTTTATGATACTGCTAAAAAGTCGCCCTATTCTGGAAAAGGTTATTTATCAGTCCGGTGAAAAGCTTAGTATTAATGAATTTGGCGCAATGATAGCTGTTAGCAATCCGGAAGGTACAAGAGTATTAGAGGTAAGTGTAACAGATTATGACCCTCAAAGGGCAAAGAATCTTGCAGATGCAATAGCAGTTGTGGCATCCAAAGAACTGGTAAATACCATGGTAATGGAAAAAATAAACATAGTAGAATATGGTAATCTGCCCATAAATCCAGAAGGCTTGAACTTAGTACGCAGTATTATAAGCGGAGCAGTAATTGGAATTGCTATTACTTCCGCAGTTATTCTGATTCTATATTATACCAATGATAAAATACGTGGGGCAGAAGATGTGGAACGCTGGCTAGGAACTACCACATTGGCATTCATTCCTTTAGAAGGAGAAGAAACAAGACAGGAACGCAGCTATAAAATAGCAAAGAAAAAAATGAATCTGGCTGAGAATAATTCATAG
- a CDS encoding UDP-glucose dehydrogenase family protein, which yields MNIAVAGTGYVGLVAGVCFAEKGHKVTCVDVDVNKVELMKAGISPIYETDLEELMRKNYEAGTIEYTTNYIKAYEYADAIFIGVGTPERTDGSADLSYIATVARQIAETVRQDCLIVVKSTVPIGTNDKVEQFIKDFLVHDVKVEIASNPEFLAQGTAVHDTLHASRIIIGTESEWAKECLLRIYQNFNLPIVSVSRRSAEMIKYASNDFLALKISYMNDIANLCELVDADIEDVAKGMSFDDRIGGMFLKAGIGYGGSCFPKDTKALKYLAQKYGYQLKTVEAAVDVNKEQKTRLFYKACDRMITFKGLKAAILGLTFKPGTDDLREAPSLDNIPLLLEAGAAIYAYDPVGTENFRTRYPEGKNDNGTITYVHTPKEALESANICFIFTEWNQIKSITPKEYSLWMQTPLVYDGRNIYKVSDMNQAGVEYHSIGRRNKNIH from the coding sequence ATGAATATTGCAGTAGCCGGTACCGGATATGTGGGTCTGGTAGCAGGAGTGTGTTTCGCTGAAAAAGGCCACAAGGTAACCTGTGTGGATGTAGACGTTAATAAAGTGGAACTTATGAAAGCAGGAATATCACCTATCTATGAGACAGATTTAGAGGAATTAATGAGGAAAAACTACGAGGCAGGAACAATAGAATATACCACGAATTATATTAAAGCATATGAGTATGCAGATGCCATTTTTATAGGTGTAGGCACTCCGGAGCGGACAGATGGGTCGGCGGACCTTTCCTACATAGCAACGGTAGCAAGGCAGATTGCTGAAACCGTACGGCAGGATTGTCTGATAGTTGTAAAATCCACGGTCCCCATTGGTACCAATGATAAGGTAGAACAGTTTATAAAGGATTTTTTAGTTCACGATGTGAAGGTAGAAATTGCCTCTAATCCTGAATTTTTAGCCCAGGGTACTGCTGTGCATGATACCCTTCATGCCTCTAGAATTATTATTGGTACAGAAAGTGAATGGGCAAAAGAGTGTTTATTAAGAATCTATCAGAATTTTAATCTGCCAATTGTATCAGTAAGCAGGCGCTCGGCTGAGATGATTAAGTACGCCAGTAATGATTTTTTGGCACTTAAAATATCATATATGAACGACATTGCGAATCTATGTGAACTTGTGGATGCCGACATAGAAGATGTAGCAAAAGGAATGTCTTTTGATGACCGGATTGGAGGGATGTTTTTAAAAGCAGGTATAGGTTATGGCGGTTCCTGCTTTCCAAAGGACACCAAAGCCCTTAAGTATCTGGCGCAAAAGTATGGTTACCAATTAAAAACAGTGGAAGCGGCAGTGGATGTGAATAAGGAGCAGAAAACCAGACTGTTTTATAAGGCGTGCGACCGTATGATTACATTCAAAGGCTTAAAAGCAGCAATTTTAGGTCTTACATTTAAACCGGGAACCGATGACTTACGGGAGGCTCCCAGTCTTGACAATATTCCGTTACTATTAGAAGCAGGTGCTGCTATTTATGCCTACGATCCGGTAGGTACTGAGAACTTTAGAACACGTTATCCTGAGGGGAAGAACGACAATGGAACCATAACTTATGTTCACACACCGAAAGAAGCCTTAGAAAGTGCTAATATATGTTTTATATTTACAGAGTGGAACCAGATAAAATCCATAACGCCCAAAGAATACAGCTTATGGATGCAGACTCCATTAGTGTATGACGGCAGAAATATTTACAAAGTTAGTGATATGAATCAGGCAGGTGTTGAATATCACAGCATTGGCAGGAGGAATAAAAACATTCACTAA